The region TCAAGATTAACATCCCCGGCTTCGGGGAGAAGGTCAAGGATAAGGACGTTGTTATATTCACCCGCCAGTTCGCCACCATGATCGATGCCGGGCTGCCCCTTGTTCAGTGTCTCGAGATCCTCTCGGAACAGTGCGACAACAAGACCCTGGGCAAGGCGCTGGAAACGATCAAGAGCGATGTGGAGGGCGGCGCCTCCTATGCGGAGGCTCTTTCCAAACACCCCAAGGTTTTCGATGATCTCTACGTGAACATGGTGGAAGCCGGGGAGACCGGAGGTATCCTCGACACGATCCTGTCGCGTCTGGCCACCTACATGGAGAAAGCCATCGGGCTGAAAAAGAAGGTTAAATCGGCCATGGTCTATCCCCTTGTTACGGCCAGTGTCGCGGTGTCGGTTGTGGCAGTGCTGATGATCTTCGTAATTCCCAAATTTGCCGACATGTTTACCGGGCTGGGGGGGGAATTGCCGTATATTACCCAGATGGTGATCAACCTGAGCAACTTCGCAGCGAGCTGGAATATGCTGATCTTCGTCGCCCTGGTCATAGTGGGCGGAATTATCCTGAAAAGATACTATAAAACCGAGGAAGGGATGCGCCGGATCGACGGCATGATGCTCAGAATGCCGATCTTCGGACCCCTCATCAGGAAGGTCGCTGTCGCCAAATTCACCCGGACGCTGGGGACAATGCTCTCTTCCGGAGTGCCTCTGCTGGACGCCCTTGAAATCTGTGCCAGGACCTCGGGTAACAAAATTGTCGAGAGGGCCGTTTTCAGAACCCGTGAGAGCATCAGTGAGGGCAAGACCATCGCGGAACCCTTGGAAGAAACCGGCGTTTTTCCGCCCATGGTGGTCCAGATGATCAGCGTGGGAGAGGCCACGGGAGCCCTTGACAGCATGCTGGGCAAGATAGCCGATTTCTACGATGACGAGGTTGACACCGCGGTGGGAACCCTGACCTCTCTTTTGGAGCCCCTGATGATGGTTTTTCTCGGAGGGGTTGTGGGGTTCGTGGTCATCGCAATGTATCTTCCCATCTTCAAAATGGCCGCTCTGGGGTAAGCAGGACAGATGGCCCCAGGGGCTGATCCCTCTCCAAATCCATTTCAGACCGAACTGCGGCTGCTCCTTAAGGTCCTCATGATCTTCAGGATAGCCACCGTTACGCTCTTTCTCGTGGCGACGGTGGCCATGCAGGTCAAGGGCAGCCAGACTTTTTTCTTCGCGCCCATCTACGCCGTCTA is a window of Deltaproteobacteria bacterium DNA encoding:
- a CDS encoding type II secretion system F family protein, whose protein sequence is MPVFKWEARTRMGDVKKGEMEAQTADAVNTALRRQGMTPSKVKAKPKEIKINIPGFGEKVKDKDVVIFTRQFATMIDAGLPLVQCLEILSEQCDNKTLGKALETIKSDVEGGASYAEALSKHPKVFDDLYVNMVEAGETGGILDTILSRLATYMEKAIGLKKKVKSAMVYPLVTASVAVSVVAVLMIFVIPKFADMFTGLGGELPYITQMVINLSNFAASWNMLIFVALVIVGGIILKRYYKTEEGMRRIDGMMLRMPIFGPLIRKVAVAKFTRTLGTMLSSGVPLLDALEICARTSGNKIVERAVFRTRESISEGKTIAEPLEETGVFPPMVVQMISVGEATGALDSMLGKIADFYDDEVDTAVGTLTSLLEPLMMVFLGGVVGFVVIAMYLPIFKMAALG